From one Caldithrix abyssi DSM 13497 genomic stretch:
- the ilvC gene encoding ketol-acid reductoisomerase, translating into MKVYHDQDANLDVLKDKHLAVLGFGSQGHAHALNLKDSGMNVCVGLRKDSKSWSKAQAAGLAVKETAEAAQWADVIMVLLPDQTQKKVYEQDIAPNLKEGDTLAFAHGFNIHYQQIVPPQNVDVIMIAPKSPGHMVRRTYQSGVGTPCLIAVHQDFSGQAKEKALAWAKGIGGTRAGVIETNFKDETETDLFGEQAVLCGGSEELIKTGFEVLVEAGYPPELAYFECLHEMKLIVDLYYEGGLSFMNYSVSDTAEYGGMTRGKRVITEQTKQNMREILKEVQDGSFAREWIEENEKGQPTLKKLREEYANHLIEKVGKQLRAMMPWLKEKK; encoded by the coding sequence ATGAAGGTTTATCACGATCAGGATGCCAATCTGGATGTTCTAAAAGATAAACATCTGGCCGTTTTGGGTTTTGGCAGCCAGGGACATGCCCATGCCCTGAATTTAAAAGACAGCGGCATGAATGTTTGCGTGGGCTTAAGAAAAGACAGTAAATCGTGGAGTAAGGCCCAGGCGGCAGGACTGGCGGTGAAAGAGACGGCCGAGGCCGCTCAGTGGGCGGATGTGATTATGGTTCTGTTGCCCGATCAAACACAAAAAAAAGTGTACGAACAGGACATTGCGCCCAATCTCAAAGAAGGCGACACTCTGGCCTTTGCCCACGGCTTCAATATCCACTACCAACAAATTGTGCCGCCTCAAAACGTGGATGTGATCATGATCGCGCCTAAAAGTCCGGGCCACATGGTACGACGCACCTATCAAAGCGGTGTTGGGACGCCCTGTTTAATTGCCGTACATCAGGATTTTAGCGGACAGGCTAAAGAAAAGGCGCTGGCCTGGGCAAAGGGCATTGGCGGAACGCGCGCCGGGGTGATCGAAACCAATTTTAAGGATGAAACCGAAACCGATCTGTTTGGCGAACAGGCCGTACTTTGCGGCGGATCGGAAGAGCTCATCAAAACCGGTTTTGAAGTGCTGGTAGAAGCCGGTTACCCACCGGAACTGGCCTATTTTGAATGCTTACATGAAATGAAGCTGATTGTAGACCTGTACTACGAAGGCGGTCTGTCTTTTATGAATTATTCGGTGAGCGATACGGCCGAATACGGCGGAATGACGCGCGGCAAACGCGTGATCACTGAACAGACCAAGCAGAACATGCGCGAAATTTTAAAAGAGGTTCAGGATGGCTCCTTTGCCCGGGAATGGATCGAAGAGAATGAAAAAGGGCAGCCCACGCTTAAAAAATTGCGTGAAGAGTATGCCAACCACCTGATTGAAAAAGTCGGCAAACAATTACGGGCCATGATGCCCTGGTTAAAAGAAAAAAAGTAG